The Corallococcus exiguus genome has a segment encoding these proteins:
- a CDS encoding M36 family metallopeptidase: MLLAFWMGCAAEAPTDKVPGLGTQAGDVTDATQPLTVVARDAERGVPTMAWAPLGAPAARSGQKTPEAAARRHLEQHASLYRLSPTALQAAFVHRVHDTGRGGIIVAFRQRVGGIDVVRNELKVLMTRDLSLVAITGNLYDGVEGAPATARSAFRTSASQAVAATLGDLYGITLEDTAVVARAEATTSGRQRFDLTSSRGVKRAGVSLVVPAEVRQVYFPQANRLVPAWSVNVLAERTGQEGRRGYEYLVDADQGGTLQRSNRIFHDSYSYRVWADADGTPQDGPLQDFTPYRKDPPEPAFVSPRNITVDGRAHAGGVDSWLPPGATTTSGNNVSAYADHFDPDGYTEGSDTWAFVNPATRNFHYDYEPTLGPLARPSQTQAAITSLFYTTNWLHDYYYASGFTEDKGNAQQNNHGRGGKEGDALLAEAQNQGPNPQVRNNAAIYVPADGLPPRMEMYLFEMPETRSFQVAEVDYATGRANFGPRTFHLDSLRLVLAQSGSASVTTACQALTNDVSGAIVLADRGGTCSYELKAVNAQAAGAAGLIVLNHTEGAPPPNMFESDPLLNPTLPLMSVSYETGQTLKGLLANGPVAGTMSITSDPERDGTIDNTIVSHEWGHLLHLRLVECHLPVCLAQSEGWGDFIALHLMVREKDASEYNGTYGIGGYAAHVLGDSLYYGIRRVPYSRDPTKNALRLRHISDDETLPVGPPLRDNGGFNSESHNAGEVWASMLFDGYLALIDEAEKTGSSFAEAKRRMADYVVAGMVAAPVDPTLTEQRDALLMAAGSQDPRDMHLLAEAFAGRGAGTCARSPPRRSLNFTEVHEAYTVQADLRFEFVKVDDARRTCDAVPDGILDAGEAGSLHLKITNLGPKASPETHVTVTSSRPSEVSLPTGKLSVPPVPPFGSISMAIPIELAVAPTRPRDLELTLTPSGSGFCQAPVPLRHILKVDHDEEASTTDTFESPSTAWSTVVLKGAADQAWQRVLAPDSTVDAANHVWFIADGPDLADTALVSPRLTVSGSVPFTVTFDHRHRFAFDVDSWTGQKTFWTGGVIELTQDGGQPWEDVSKHVDPGYGGKLDSTTSNPLGGQQAYVAQSSLWPRMNQGTKLDFGSRFAGKTVQLRFRFGSPWYVESHGWEVDNVVLSGVVGKPFKAVIPNAGTCMPSANAGEDQLVESGAAVTLQGSGHSTAPGTVMTYTWRQLDGPPVELTGGGTASAWFLAPIVSSETPMHFELTVSVGPLLVDTDTLEIRVKPEDPTTDPDPDPDPNVGGGGCASASPTSEPSTAWVGWLVGMLAARRLALRRAGR, from the coding sequence ATGTTGCTCGCCTTCTGGATGGGCTGCGCGGCGGAAGCCCCCACTGACAAGGTCCCCGGCCTGGGAACGCAGGCCGGGGACGTCACGGACGCAACACAGCCACTCACCGTCGTCGCCAGGGACGCGGAGCGCGGCGTCCCGACGATGGCGTGGGCACCGCTGGGAGCACCTGCCGCTCGCTCGGGGCAGAAAACGCCTGAAGCCGCCGCGCGGCGGCACCTGGAGCAGCACGCGTCCCTGTACCGGCTGTCCCCCACCGCGCTGCAAGCCGCCTTCGTGCACCGGGTCCACGACACGGGCCGCGGCGGCATCATCGTGGCCTTCCGCCAGCGCGTGGGTGGCATCGACGTGGTCCGCAACGAGCTGAAGGTGTTGATGACGCGCGACCTGTCGCTCGTCGCCATCACCGGCAACCTGTATGACGGCGTGGAGGGTGCACCGGCGACAGCCCGGAGCGCCTTCCGGACGTCCGCGTCCCAGGCGGTGGCCGCCACGCTGGGAGACCTCTACGGCATCACGCTGGAGGACACGGCCGTGGTGGCCCGGGCGGAGGCCACGACGTCGGGCCGCCAGCGGTTCGACCTCACGTCCAGCCGGGGCGTGAAGCGCGCGGGCGTCTCATTGGTCGTCCCCGCCGAGGTCCGGCAGGTGTACTTCCCCCAGGCGAACCGGCTCGTGCCCGCGTGGTCCGTGAACGTGCTCGCGGAGCGTACCGGGCAGGAAGGCCGGCGCGGCTACGAGTACCTGGTGGATGCCGACCAGGGTGGCACGCTCCAGCGCAGCAATCGCATCTTCCATGACAGCTATTCCTACCGCGTCTGGGCGGACGCGGATGGAACGCCCCAGGACGGCCCCCTGCAGGACTTCACGCCGTATCGCAAGGACCCGCCCGAGCCGGCCTTCGTGTCCCCGCGGAACATCACCGTGGACGGACGCGCCCATGCGGGCGGAGTGGATTCCTGGCTGCCTCCGGGCGCGACCACCACCTCCGGCAACAACGTGTCCGCCTATGCGGACCACTTCGACCCGGATGGCTATACCGAGGGCTCCGACACCTGGGCCTTCGTGAATCCCGCCACCCGGAACTTCCATTACGACTACGAGCCCACGCTGGGCCCCCTGGCCCGGCCGTCGCAGACGCAGGCCGCCATCACCAGCCTCTTCTACACGACCAACTGGCTGCACGATTACTACTACGCGTCTGGCTTCACGGAAGACAAAGGCAACGCGCAGCAGAACAACCATGGCCGGGGCGGCAAGGAGGGCGACGCGCTGCTCGCCGAGGCCCAGAATCAGGGGCCCAACCCACAGGTCCGCAACAACGCGGCCATCTACGTGCCGGCTGACGGGCTGCCTCCCCGCATGGAGATGTACCTCTTTGAGATGCCAGAGACCCGGTCGTTCCAGGTCGCGGAGGTGGACTACGCCACGGGCCGGGCCAACTTCGGCCCACGCACCTTCCACCTGGACTCGCTCCGGCTCGTCCTGGCGCAGAGCGGCTCCGCGTCGGTGACCACCGCGTGCCAGGCGCTGACGAATGATGTCTCGGGCGCCATCGTCCTGGCCGACCGGGGCGGCACCTGCTCCTACGAGCTCAAGGCGGTGAATGCCCAGGCCGCGGGAGCGGCCGGCCTCATCGTCCTCAACCACACCGAGGGCGCCCCTCCCCCCAACATGTTCGAGTCGGATCCGCTGCTCAATCCCACCCTTCCGCTGATGTCCGTTTCATATGAGACGGGGCAGACCTTGAAGGGCCTGCTCGCCAATGGGCCGGTGGCGGGGACGATGAGCATCACGTCAGACCCTGAACGGGACGGGACGATTGACAACACCATCGTGTCGCATGAGTGGGGACACCTGCTCCACCTGCGGCTGGTGGAGTGCCACCTGCCCGTGTGCCTCGCGCAGAGCGAGGGCTGGGGGGACTTCATCGCGCTCCACCTGATGGTCCGGGAGAAAGACGCCTCCGAATACAACGGCACGTATGGGATTGGCGGATATGCCGCGCATGTCCTTGGCGACAGCCTCTATTACGGCATCCGCCGGGTCCCCTACTCCCGCGACCCCACGAAGAATGCGCTCCGCCTGCGCCACATCAGCGACGACGAAACCCTTCCCGTGGGGCCCCCGCTCCGCGACAACGGCGGGTTCAACTCCGAATCGCACAACGCGGGCGAGGTCTGGGCCTCGATGCTCTTCGATGGCTACCTGGCGCTGATCGACGAGGCCGAGAAGACGGGCTCGTCCTTCGCGGAGGCGAAGCGGCGCATGGCGGACTACGTCGTCGCCGGGATGGTGGCGGCGCCCGTGGACCCCACGCTCACGGAGCAGCGCGACGCGTTGCTCATGGCGGCTGGCAGCCAGGACCCGCGCGACATGCACCTCCTGGCCGAGGCCTTCGCGGGGCGGGGCGCGGGCACCTGCGCCCGTTCCCCTCCACGCAGGTCCCTGAACTTCACGGAGGTCCACGAGGCCTATACGGTCCAGGCGGACCTGAGATTCGAGTTCGTGAAGGTGGATGATGCCCGCCGCACGTGCGACGCGGTGCCGGATGGCATCCTCGATGCCGGGGAGGCGGGTTCACTGCACCTCAAGATCACGAACCTGGGGCCCAAGGCCTCCCCGGAAACCCACGTGACCGTCACCAGCAGCCGGCCGAGCGAGGTGTCCCTCCCCACGGGAAAGTTGTCCGTGCCGCCGGTGCCGCCCTTCGGGTCCATCTCCATGGCCATCCCCATCGAGTTGGCCGTCGCCCCCACGCGCCCCCGGGACCTGGAGCTGACGCTCACGCCGAGCGGCTCCGGTTTCTGCCAGGCCCCCGTCCCGCTCCGGCACATCCTCAAGGTGGATCACGACGAAGAGGCTTCCACGACGGACACGTTCGAGAGCCCCTCGACGGCGTGGAGCACGGTGGTGCTGAAGGGGGCCGCGGACCAGGCGTGGCAGCGGGTGCTGGCCCCGGACAGCACGGTGGATGCGGCCAACCATGTCTGGTTCATCGCGGACGGCCCGGACCTCGCGGACACGGCGCTGGTGTCGCCCCGCCTCACGGTGTCGGGCTCCGTGCCCTTCACGGTGACGTTCGACCACCGGCATCGCTTCGCCTTCGACGTGGACTCCTGGACGGGCCAGAAGACCTTCTGGACGGGCGGCGTGATCGAGCTCACCCAGGACGGTGGCCAGCCCTGGGAGGACGTGAGCAAGCATGTCGACCCGGGGTACGGGGGGAAGCTCGACTCGACCACGAGCAACCCCCTGGGCGGACAGCAGGCATACGTCGCGCAGAGCAGCCTCTGGCCACGGATGAACCAGGGCACGAAGTTGGATTTCGGCTCGCGGTTCGCCGGGAAGACGGTCCAGCTGCGGTTCCGGTTCGGCTCACCCTGGTACGTGGAGTCCCATGGCTGGGAGGTGGACAACGTCGTGCTGTCGGGCGTGGTCGGCAAGCCGTTCAAGGCCGTCATCCCCAACGCGGGCACCTGTATGCCGAGCGCCAACGCCGGTGAGGATCAGCTCGTCGAAAGTGGCGCGGCGGTCACGCTCCAGGGCTCGGGGCACTCGACCGCGCCAGGGACCGTGATGACGTACACGTGGCGGCAGCTCGATGGTCCGCCCGTGGAGCTGACGGGCGGAGGCACCGCGTCCGCGTGGTTCCTGGCGCCCATCGTTTCGAGCGAAACGCCGATGCACTTCGAGCTGACCGTGAGCGTCGGTCCGCTGCTCGTTGACACGGACACGCTGGAGATCCGGGTCAAGCCCGAGGACCCGACGACGGATCCCGACCCGGATCCGGATCCGAACGTAGGTGGCGGGGGCTGCGCCAGTGCCTCCCCTACCTCAGAGCCCTCCACCGCCTGGGTGGGGTGGCTGGTCGGAATGCTCGCGGCCCGGCGCCTTGCGTTGCGCCGGGCCGGGCGTTGA
- a CDS encoding choice-of-anchor A family protein, with protein sequence MQPFKTYLLPLFVALAACGDPPEPATPEPTTPEPATPEKPLRVLSAEALAERQRIASKALARPGTVKASLVSTAEVNTALDLPAGVVASASLTSPNPQASMVAPSYGNILPRRGSSLFIMSTGNINVANLPEPGTDYPPAGAEGDKVTYRVTLNVPDNSNRVTFDFRFLSAESPEYIGTQFNDTFTARALDGLGTRTVADASVNSAQFFDVSSTRAAGTGYDTLFADDPSGVDYFPATYPPEIMLFPDAGITDFRTVNFEVMRGGQTTIEFEISDLGDGVLDSAVIIDNITFTSLEVVDPNPNLIRTYTGAVDEDPLRLTRPSSDAIPPVQGVAADGVTQVLVRTKVSFAGSMTFSLSGTSPANGGLGAVGTSTRAASVTVPTVLVGGVHHAFALYTSPPDFNTGGFENARTRSVTLSGAYTPESGVGYTSTVELSILRPPLVLVHDVWSSCSAWQGTDGIATSELFNTTCANYSETSSASLNLKANDEALPDAIQAALTKMRQDQNAVTQVDVVAHGAGGLLTRKYIDWANYRSSTNFMEGDINRLISLNTPHEGTRMATELVRMRDILKAETSGPWELVRDALAIPHKISLDVDGGSAIDDLKVGSALINNLRQTDVPTHFITGQGAQPLPRTSTLALLPDGIRVLYQQMETYHPDSRGKTLQLRQKLILGPDSTLFCNDPHDIFAGTAEQQGGTVTGSQAITPFTVALANRNTEHFKVQINAGHRDRILQLLNSPVGGPLFVPSIPRPSTVPTVNSCAGFTALPPPRPAVEAVATAATGTVVITSPQPGTVVSPGGKLTVSVAGAVGFQPETVLIMTEGAASILESGPFTTTFKIPAQALGSLTLVAFGIDSQGRMVRSTSIPLTVSSSAQLSSIQLLNGDAFLRGPGAKLKLVVNGKYSDGVVRDISSPSRGTLYSVSNTSIATITADGTLTGVSKGMATVMVRNGTVLTSITVSVGDQSPASCIPIRLGEYNLFVLEDYQEGNEIQGKLAAGRNITLQNFSVGEKLPATDTANALVAGGTLSLANGYVWGDARYGGKLAQDSNVFYPRGTVARATPINFTNQGSALKALSAELGALPSNGVATRESWGGVMLTGKDPKVNVFDVKASYFTGATLLSITAPANSLAVINIRGKAATFTNFGHAFSGGIDEHGVLFNLPDATALTAFDYGFYGTVLAPNANVTFSGGSWVGGIYARSLKGNAVGQLSRLRDTDICD encoded by the coding sequence ATGCAGCCGTTCAAGACCTACCTGCTCCCGCTGTTCGTCGCCCTGGCGGCGTGCGGAGATCCTCCCGAGCCCGCCACTCCCGAGCCCACCACTCCCGAGCCCGCCACTCCCGAGAAGCCCCTCCGGGTCTTGAGCGCCGAGGCCCTGGCCGAGCGCCAGCGCATCGCGAGCAAGGCCCTGGCGAGGCCCGGGACCGTCAAGGCCTCGCTTGTCAGCACCGCAGAGGTCAACACTGCGCTGGACCTGCCGGCGGGGGTGGTGGCGAGCGCCTCGCTCACGAGCCCCAATCCCCAGGCGTCCATGGTGGCGCCCAGCTACGGCAACATCCTGCCGCGCAGGGGCAGCTCGCTGTTCATCATGAGCACGGGCAACATCAACGTCGCCAACCTGCCGGAGCCGGGCACGGACTATCCGCCCGCGGGTGCCGAGGGCGACAAGGTCACCTACCGCGTCACGCTCAACGTGCCGGACAACAGCAACCGGGTGACCTTCGACTTCCGGTTCCTCAGCGCCGAGTCCCCCGAGTACATCGGGACGCAGTTCAATGACACGTTCACCGCGCGCGCCCTCGATGGGCTGGGCACGCGCACCGTCGCGGACGCGTCGGTGAACAGCGCGCAGTTCTTCGACGTCTCCTCCACGCGCGCGGCGGGCACCGGCTACGACACGCTGTTCGCGGACGATCCGTCCGGGGTGGACTACTTCCCGGCCACATACCCGCCTGAAATCATGCTGTTCCCCGATGCGGGCATCACCGATTTCCGCACCGTCAACTTCGAGGTCATGCGCGGCGGGCAGACCACCATCGAATTCGAGATCAGCGACCTGGGTGACGGCGTCCTGGACTCCGCGGTGATCATCGACAACATCACCTTCACCAGCCTGGAGGTGGTCGACCCGAACCCGAACCTCATCCGCACATATACGGGTGCCGTGGATGAGGACCCGCTGCGGCTGACGAGGCCTTCGTCCGACGCGATCCCCCCGGTCCAGGGCGTGGCGGCGGACGGCGTGACGCAGGTCCTGGTGCGCACCAAGGTGTCCTTCGCCGGGTCCATGACCTTCTCGCTCAGCGGGACCAGCCCGGCCAACGGCGGCCTGGGCGCGGTCGGGACCTCCACCCGGGCGGCCTCCGTCACCGTCCCCACCGTGCTCGTGGGTGGCGTGCACCATGCGTTCGCGCTCTACACGAGCCCCCCGGACTTCAACACCGGAGGCTTCGAGAACGCCAGGACCCGGTCCGTCACCCTCTCCGGCGCGTACACGCCAGAGTCAGGAGTGGGCTACACGTCGACGGTCGAGCTCTCCATCCTCCGGCCGCCCCTGGTGCTCGTGCATGACGTCTGGTCCTCGTGCTCCGCCTGGCAGGGGACGGACGGCATCGCCACGAGCGAACTCTTCAACACGACGTGCGCGAACTACTCCGAGACGAGCTCCGCCAGCTTGAACCTGAAGGCCAACGATGAAGCGCTCCCCGACGCCATCCAAGCGGCGCTGACCAAGATGCGCCAGGACCAGAACGCCGTCACCCAGGTGGACGTCGTCGCCCACGGCGCGGGAGGTCTGCTGACCCGCAAGTACATCGACTGGGCCAACTACCGGAGCTCCACGAACTTCATGGAAGGTGACATCAACCGGCTCATCAGCCTGAACACGCCCCATGAGGGGACGCGCATGGCCACCGAGCTCGTCCGCATGCGCGACATCCTCAAGGCCGAGACCTCCGGCCCCTGGGAATTGGTTCGGGACGCCCTCGCGATACCTCACAAGATCTCGCTCGACGTCGATGGAGGCTCGGCCATTGACGACCTCAAGGTGGGCAGCGCGCTCATCAACAACCTCCGGCAGACGGACGTCCCCACGCACTTCATCACCGGCCAGGGAGCACAGCCGCTGCCACGGACCTCTACGTTGGCCCTCCTTCCGGACGGCATCCGGGTGCTCTACCAGCAGATGGAGACCTACCATCCGGACTCCCGCGGCAAGACCCTGCAGCTGCGGCAGAAGCTCATCCTGGGTCCCGACAGCACGCTCTTCTGCAACGACCCGCACGACATCTTCGCCGGGACCGCGGAACAGCAGGGCGGCACCGTGACGGGCAGCCAGGCCATCACCCCCTTCACCGTGGCGCTGGCGAACCGGAACACGGAGCACTTCAAGGTCCAGATCAACGCGGGCCACCGGGATCGGATCCTCCAGCTGCTCAACAGCCCTGTGGGAGGGCCGCTCTTCGTCCCCTCCATCCCCAGGCCGAGCACGGTTCCCACGGTGAACAGCTGCGCGGGCTTCACCGCGCTGCCCCCCCCGCGGCCCGCCGTTGAGGCTGTCGCCACCGCCGCCACGGGCACCGTGGTCATCACGTCCCCCCAGCCCGGCACCGTGGTCTCGCCGGGCGGCAAGCTGACGGTGAGCGTCGCCGGGGCGGTGGGCTTCCAGCCAGAGACCGTCCTCATCATGACCGAGGGCGCGGCCTCCATCCTCGAGTCGGGGCCGTTCACGACCACGTTCAAGATTCCGGCGCAGGCGCTCGGCTCGTTGACGCTCGTCGCGTTCGGCATCGACAGCCAGGGCCGGATGGTGCGCTCCACCAGCATCCCCCTGACCGTCAGCAGCTCCGCCCAGCTGAGCTCCATCCAGCTCCTCAACGGGGACGCCTTCCTGAGAGGCCCCGGCGCGAAGCTGAAGCTGGTGGTGAACGGCAAGTACTCGGACGGCGTGGTGAGGGACATCTCCTCGCCTTCGCGAGGCACGCTCTACTCGGTCTCCAACACGAGCATCGCCACCATCACCGCGGACGGGACGCTGACGGGCGTCTCCAAGGGCATGGCCACCGTCATGGTCCGCAACGGCACGGTGCTCACCAGCATCACCGTCTCGGTGGGGGACCAAAGCCCCGCGTCCTGCATCCCGATCCGGCTGGGCGAGTACAACCTCTTCGTGCTGGAGGACTACCAGGAGGGCAACGAGATCCAGGGCAAGCTGGCCGCGGGCCGCAACATCACCCTCCAGAACTTCTCCGTGGGCGAGAAGCTGCCCGCGACCGACACGGCCAACGCCCTGGTCGCGGGCGGCACCCTCTCCCTGGCCAATGGCTATGTCTGGGGGGATGCCCGGTACGGCGGGAAGCTCGCCCAGGACTCCAACGTCTTCTATCCCCGTGGGACCGTGGCCCGGGCGACGCCCATCAACTTCACCAACCAGGGCAGCGCGCTGAAGGCACTCTCCGCCGAACTGGGGGCCCTGCCCTCCAACGGCGTCGCCACGCGCGAGTCCTGGGGAGGCGTCATGCTCACCGGCAAGGATCCGAAGGTGAATGTCTTCGACGTCAAGGCCTCGTACTTCACCGGCGCCACGCTGCTGTCCATCACGGCTCCCGCCAACAGCCTGGCGGTCATCAACATCCGGGGGAAGGCCGCGACCTTCACCAACTTCGGACACGCCTTCAGCGGCGGCATCGACGAGCACGGCGTCCTCTTCAACCTCCCGGATGCCACCGCTCTCACTGCCTTTGACTATGGCTTCTACGGCACGGTTCTTGCCCCCAATGCCAACGTCACCTTCTCAGGCGGGAGCTGGGTGGGTGGAATCTACGCACGCTCACTGAAAGGCAATGCCGTCGGGCAGCTCAGCCGGCTGCGGGACACCGACATCTGCGATTGA
- a CDS encoding Hint domain-containing protein translates to MMRMRRYLVLAGTGLSLLSGCTSNPQESTPEFHGRNQQGLGEPGRLSRAEWTTYLSDQKYLHSIAKPDVRIRLNLADPAQHRFALSRLKLAGKTPENSPYLFKALEQRRQDQVARGYAPGLLPPEANSLVGTADRQEMHLIEEASTGETTAVANDGLGTASSTFPGGAIYTYVDTSYSDSSGNALGDLAWREEFDGGYNVTINATGNLALTTLKRYRVSSYKVEESAGQNVTDSYIFTEMGVEGGPVVNEAPRLGGLTVLAPLDVAFNDNLISVCLNRTWTQDCDYDLTGNLNSVKLPLQGSISVTSSHVFDDAVITQLKADLNSGVARPDAGHLKLILTNTGGGCDVTDGNTLVGKMNQFWNRVTLSTDKKTFSWDLTGTNAAFFDDGCRQMQDSAKLTALISLPLISAGTKYRSSITLSNDPAAVRPDYVFKKITVTNSCLAEGTEIAMAEGKPAAIESLKAGDHVTNPYNPSLTIMDTAVGIETTPMVRIRDEAGRSLLMTEMHPIQAVARGMVQARDLRTGDLVMTRTGPSKLTAVTREAFTGKVYNVKVGSKTEKALLGEDQTAVYANGFLVGDGQIQKKYEAIAQQPKTGDMLARLPSRWHRDYQLSLQRK, encoded by the coding sequence ATGATGCGCATGCGTCGTTATCTGGTGCTCGCGGGCACCGGCTTGAGCCTGCTGTCCGGCTGCACGTCGAATCCCCAGGAGTCCACGCCGGAGTTCCACGGCCGCAACCAGCAGGGCCTGGGTGAACCGGGCCGGCTGAGCCGGGCCGAGTGGACCACCTACCTCTCCGACCAGAAGTACCTGCACTCCATCGCGAAGCCGGACGTGCGGATCCGCCTGAACCTGGCGGACCCGGCGCAGCACCGCTTCGCCCTGTCCCGCCTCAAGCTCGCGGGCAAGACGCCGGAGAACTCGCCCTACCTGTTCAAGGCCCTGGAGCAGCGGCGCCAGGACCAGGTGGCCCGTGGCTACGCGCCCGGCCTGCTGCCCCCGGAGGCCAACAGCCTGGTGGGGACCGCGGACCGCCAGGAGATGCACCTCATCGAGGAGGCCAGCACGGGTGAGACGACCGCGGTGGCCAATGACGGCCTGGGCACCGCCAGCTCCACCTTCCCGGGCGGCGCCATCTACACCTACGTCGACACCAGCTACTCGGACTCCAGCGGCAACGCGCTGGGCGACCTGGCGTGGCGCGAGGAGTTCGACGGTGGCTACAACGTCACCATCAACGCCACGGGCAACCTGGCGCTGACGACCCTCAAGCGCTACCGCGTGTCCTCCTACAAGGTCGAGGAGTCCGCCGGCCAGAACGTCACGGACTCGTACATCTTCACGGAGATGGGCGTCGAAGGCGGCCCCGTCGTCAACGAGGCGCCCCGCCTGGGCGGCCTCACGGTGCTCGCGCCGCTCGACGTCGCGTTCAACGACAACCTCATCTCCGTGTGCCTCAACCGCACCTGGACCCAGGACTGCGACTACGACCTGACGGGCAACCTGAACTCCGTCAAGCTGCCGCTGCAGGGCTCCATCTCCGTCACCAGCAGCCACGTCTTCGACGACGCCGTCATCACCCAGCTCAAGGCGGACCTGAACTCGGGCGTGGCCCGCCCGGACGCCGGCCACCTCAAGCTCATCCTCACCAACACGGGCGGCGGCTGCGACGTCACCGACGGCAACACGCTCGTGGGCAAGATGAACCAGTTCTGGAACCGCGTCACCCTGAGCACGGACAAGAAGACCTTCTCCTGGGACCTCACGGGCACCAACGCCGCCTTCTTCGATGACGGCTGCCGCCAGATGCAGGACTCCGCGAAGCTGACCGCGCTCATCTCCCTGCCGCTCATCTCCGCAGGTACGAAGTACCGCTCCTCCATCACCCTGAGCAACGACCCGGCCGCAGTCCGCCCGGACTACGTCTTCAAGAAGATCACCGTCACCAACAGCTGCCTGGCCGAGGGCACCGAAATCGCCATGGCCGAAGGCAAGCCGGCCGCCATCGAGTCCCTGAAGGCCGGTGACCACGTCACCAACCCCTACAACCCGTCCCTCACCATCATGGACACGGCCGTCGGCATCGAGACGACCCCCATGGTGCGCATCCGCGACGAGGCGGGCCGCAGCCTGCTGATGACGGAGATGCACCCCATCCAGGCCGTGGCGCGCGGCATGGTGCAGGCCCGCGACCTGCGCACGGGGGACCTGGTGATGACCCGCACGGGTCCCAGCAAGCTCACCGCGGTGACCCGCGAGGCGTTCACCGGCAAGGTCTACAACGTCAAGGTCGGCTCCAAGACGGAGAAGGCCCTGCTCGGTGAAGACCAGACGGCGGTGTACGCCAACGGCTTCCTGGTGGGCGACGGGCAGATCCAGAAGAAGTACGAGGCCATCGCGCAGCAGCCCAAGACGGGCGACATGCTGGCCCGGCTCCCCAGCCGCTGGCACCGCGACTACCAGCTGTCGCTCCAGCGCAAGTAA
- a CDS encoding S8 family serine peptidase, which yields MSTNQTRPSRATAMRSQLLPWMGMLTLALGGCSDPGAQDAGTPPPAKLMSRVAPLNAAPPGLAISGEYIVVFESEVNTSAIDTAVAEVVQAGGANALMHQYSIVPGFSAKLDATELARLRGNPAVAYIEENAAVSINTTFPSPADGTDRVDQRLGRDGIYNDHGRTGFGVHLYVVDTGINSTHTEFTGRIGNGFSAINDGRGVEDCHGHGTHVSSTAAGTQYGMAKKARIHPVRVLNCGGGGTWEGVIAGVDFVRSNCATQNGPCVANMSLGGGVSPTVNAAVTNAINAGVTFVVAAGNESTDACTRSPASTPGAITVAATDDSDRRAWFSNFGNCVDIFAPGVTILGAWIGSTTATNVIDGTSMASPHVAGVAAQYLTDHLNARTTQVEANVKGSASLECVTDTRGSPNTFLFSDLNQGNYTCSNTVASCRGLCGGPGYGCFCEESCVQYGDCCPDYADACQ from the coding sequence ATGTCGACAAACCAGACACGCCCCAGCCGCGCCACCGCCATGAGAAGCCAACTCCTGCCCTGGATGGGCATGCTCACGCTGGCGCTGGGCGGATGCAGCGACCCGGGCGCCCAGGACGCCGGCACGCCGCCGCCGGCGAAGCTCATGAGCCGCGTGGCGCCCCTGAACGCGGCGCCTCCGGGCCTGGCCATCTCCGGTGAGTACATCGTGGTCTTCGAGTCGGAGGTGAACACGTCCGCCATCGACACCGCGGTGGCGGAGGTCGTCCAGGCGGGCGGCGCCAACGCGCTGATGCACCAGTACTCCATCGTGCCCGGGTTCTCCGCGAAGCTGGACGCCACGGAGCTCGCCAGGCTCCGCGGCAACCCGGCCGTCGCCTATATCGAAGAGAACGCGGCCGTCAGCATCAACACCACCTTCCCCAGCCCCGCGGACGGCACCGACCGCGTGGATCAGCGGCTGGGCCGCGACGGCATCTACAACGACCACGGCCGCACCGGCTTCGGCGTGCACCTCTACGTCGTCGACACCGGCATCAACTCGACCCACACCGAGTTCACCGGCCGCATCGGCAACGGCTTCAGCGCCATCAACGACGGGCGCGGCGTGGAGGACTGCCACGGCCACGGCACGCACGTGAGCAGCACGGCCGCGGGCACCCAGTACGGCATGGCCAAGAAGGCCCGCATCCACCCCGTCCGCGTGCTGAACTGTGGCGGCGGCGGAACGTGGGAGGGCGTCATCGCCGGTGTGGACTTCGTCCGCTCCAACTGCGCCACCCAGAACGGCCCCTGCGTCGCCAACATGAGCCTGGGCGGCGGGGTGTCCCCCACCGTCAACGCCGCCGTCACCAACGCCATCAACGCGGGCGTGACCTTCGTCGTCGCCGCGGGCAATGAGTCCACGGACGCGTGCACCCGCTCTCCGGCGAGCACGCCCGGGGCCATCACCGTGGCCGCCACGGACGACAGTGATCGGCGCGCGTGGTTCTCCAACTTCGGCAACTGCGTGGACATCTTCGCGCCGGGCGTCACCATCCTCGGCGCCTGGATTGGGAGCACCACCGCCACCAACGTCATCGACGGCACGTCCATGGCCAGTCCCCACGTCGCGGGCGTGGCCGCGCAATACCTGACGGACCACCTCAACGCCCGCACCACCCAGGTGGAGGCCAACGTCAAGGGCTCCGCGAGCCTGGAGTGCGTCACGGACACGCGCGGCTCCCCCAACACCTTCCTCTTCAGCGACCTGAACCAGGGCAACTACACCTGCAGCAACACGGTCGCCAGTTGCAGGGGCCTGTGCGGTGGCCCCGGCTACGGCTGCTTCTGCGAAGAGAGCTGCGTCCAGTACGGCGACTGCTGCCCGGACTACGCCGACGCCTGCCAGTGA